In a single window of the Pirellulales bacterium genome:
- a CDS encoding sugar phosphate isomerase/epimerase, producing MIPALSQVCTLHAAFEQDVEDYAAGHCSAIEVWLTKLETYLQSHSLDDARRLLDGQQVAATVASLQGGLLVSQGEARKEHWSHFEQRLQLCRALGVQTLVVAGDVQGPFGQQDFERLQLSLVQAAQQAGDSGLRLALEFQARATYPNNLESAAALVDEIGSPHLGLCLDAFHFFTGPSKEFDLAYLHAQNLFHVQLCDLTGQPREFAADADRILPGDGEFHLEPLIQRLRDIDYRGYVSVELMNPAIWRIPPRQFGEVAITALRKVLGVASMG from the coding sequence ATGATCCCCGCACTTAGCCAAGTTTGCACGCTGCATGCTGCGTTTGAGCAGGATGTGGAAGACTATGCCGCGGGGCACTGTTCGGCAATTGAAGTTTGGCTGACGAAACTGGAAACATATCTCCAATCGCACTCGCTCGACGACGCGCGGCGGTTGCTCGACGGACAACAGGTGGCCGCGACCGTCGCCAGCTTGCAGGGTGGCTTGCTAGTTTCGCAAGGCGAAGCGCGCAAAGAGCATTGGTCGCACTTCGAGCAGCGGCTGCAACTTTGCCGTGCGCTGGGCGTTCAGACGCTGGTTGTCGCCGGCGACGTCCAAGGCCCCTTCGGCCAGCAAGACTTCGAGCGGCTGCAACTGTCGTTAGTGCAGGCCGCCCAGCAAGCCGGTGACAGCGGTCTGCGGCTGGCGCTGGAATTTCAAGCCCGGGCGACCTATCCCAACAACCTCGAATCGGCCGCTGCGCTTGTGGACGAAATCGGCAGCCCCCACTTGGGTCTTTGCCTCGATGCGTTCCATTTTTTTACCGGACCGAGCAAAGAGTTCGACCTCGCCTACCTTCACGCGCAAAACCTGTTTCATGTGCAGCTTTGCGATCTCACGGGGCAACCGAGGGAGTTTGCCGCCGACGCCGACCGCATTCTGCCCGGCGACGGCGAATTTCATTTAGAACCGCTGATTCAGCGGCTCCGCGACATCGATTATCGCGGCTATGTGTCGGTCGAACTAATGAACCCAGCGATTTGGCGGATCCCGCCGCGGCAGTTTGGAGAAGTGGCGATTACGGCGCTGCGGAAAGTGCTGGGTGTGGCCAGCATGGGATGA
- a CDS encoding isoaspartyl peptidase/L-asparaginase: MIRRCFLRLASAAALTFTTMTAAQDAAKPSIEFAIALHGGAGSKPLNFTPEERRQLEAGLAKALETGRKILAEGGTALDAVEATVRVLEDDPQFNAGKGAIFNAAGAHEMDASIMDGSNKKCGAVTCLKTVKNPISLARLVMTETPHILLAGDGAEKFADAMKDKPQIERVPNSYFTTEKRRQQWLQDVEEARRKNEATTPGTGTVGCVALDKQGNLAAATSTGGYSNKMYGRVGDTPIIGAGNYADNATCAISGTGLGENFMRNVGAFHVAALMAYKGLTLDQAVHQVLDDIFPANAGGFIAVDRQGNITMHFTTPGMSRAATDSTGKVAIKLEK; this comes from the coding sequence ATGATCCGCCGCTGCTTTCTCCGATTGGCCAGCGCCGCCGCATTGACTTTTACTACGATGACTGCCGCACAAGACGCCGCGAAACCCAGCATCGAGTTCGCCATCGCGCTGCACGGCGGCGCTGGATCGAAACCGCTCAACTTTACCCCGGAAGAGCGCCGACAACTGGAGGCCGGATTGGCCAAGGCGCTCGAAACCGGCCGCAAGATTCTGGCCGAAGGGGGCACGGCGCTCGATGCCGTCGAGGCGACCGTGCGGGTGCTCGAGGACGATCCGCAATTTAATGCTGGCAAAGGGGCGATTTTCAACGCGGCGGGCGCGCACGAAATGGACGCTTCGATCATGGACGGCAGCAACAAGAAATGCGGCGCCGTCACGTGCTTGAAAACCGTGAAAAATCCGATTTCGCTCGCGCGCCTGGTGATGACTGAAACGCCGCATATTCTACTCGCCGGCGATGGCGCGGAGAAATTCGCCGATGCGATGAAGGACAAGCCGCAGATCGAACGCGTGCCAAACTCCTACTTCACCACCGAGAAGCGGCGCCAACAGTGGCTCCAAGACGTGGAAGAAGCTCGGCGAAAAAATGAGGCCACCACGCCGGGAACGGGGACGGTCGGCTGCGTGGCCCTGGACAAGCAAGGCAATTTAGCCGCCGCCACCTCCACCGGCGGCTACAGCAATAAGATGTACGGCCGCGTCGGCGATACTCCGATCATCGGCGCGGGCAACTATGCCGACAACGCCACTTGCGCCATCAGCGGCACCGGACTGGGTGAAAATTTCATGCGAAATGTCGGCGCGTTTCACGTCGCCGCGCTGATGGCCTACAAAGGCCTGACGCTCGATCAAGCCGTGCATCAGGTGCTCGACGACATTTTCCCGGCAAACGCCGGCGGCTTTATCGCCGTCGATCGGCAAGGAAACATCACGATGCACTTCACGACGCCTGGAATGTCGCGCGCGGCGACCGATTCGACGGGCAAAGTGGCCATCAAACTGGAGAAGTAG